In Flavobacterium sp. N3904, one DNA window encodes the following:
- the rpsA gene encoding 30S ribosomal protein S1 yields the protein MSEQLKSQEEFLANFNWHNFEEGIDAVDEKNLLEFEELVSKTFIATDQEEVVEGVVVRITDRDVIVDINAKSEGVISLNEFRYNPALKVGDKVEVLIDIREDKTGQLVLSHRKARTIKSWDRVISANETGEIVNGFVKCRTKGGMIVDVFGIEAFLPGSQIDVKPIRDYDVYVNKMMEFKVVKINHEFKNVVVSHKALIEADIEVQKKEIIGQLQKGQVLEGVVKNITSYGVFIDLGGVDGLIHITDLSWSRINHPSEVLELDQKLNVVILDFDDEKTRIQLGLKQLNAHPWDALNADLKIGDKVNGKVVVIADYGAFIEVAEGVEGLIHVSEMSWSTHLRSAQDFVKVGDVVEAVILTLDRDDRKMSLGIKQLTQDPWTDITAKYPVGSKHTGIVRNFTNFGIFVELEEGIDGLIYISDLSWTKKIKHPSEFVNVGEKLDVVVLELDVDGRKLSLGHKQTTANPWDQYEDSFAVGTIHTGEISEIVDKGATVEFGDDIVAFIPTRHLEKEDGKKLKKGDSADFKVIEFNKEFKRVVASHTAIFREEEEKNVKAATENTSSASTTNAPAATLGDNNDVLAALKAKMEKSEKK from the coding sequence ATGTCTGAACAATTAAAATCACAAGAAGAGTTTTTAGCAAATTTTAACTGGCATAACTTCGAAGAAGGTATCGATGCAGTAGATGAGAAAAACTTATTGGAATTCGAAGAACTAGTATCAAAAACTTTTATTGCAACTGACCAAGAAGAAGTAGTTGAAGGAGTAGTTGTAAGAATCACAGATAGAGACGTTATCGTTGATATCAACGCAAAATCGGAAGGTGTTATTTCATTAAACGAATTCCGTTACAACCCAGCTTTAAAAGTAGGTGATAAAGTAGAAGTATTAATTGACATCCGTGAGGACAAAACTGGTCAATTGGTATTATCTCACAGAAAAGCACGTACTATCAAATCTTGGGATAGAGTTATTTCGGCTAACGAAACAGGAGAAATCGTTAATGGTTTTGTAAAATGCAGAACTAAAGGTGGTATGATTGTTGACGTTTTCGGAATCGAAGCTTTCTTACCAGGATCTCAAATTGATGTTAAGCCAATTAGAGACTACGATGTATATGTAAACAAAATGATGGAATTCAAAGTGGTAAAAATCAACCACGAATTCAAAAATGTTGTTGTTTCTCATAAAGCGCTTATTGAAGCGGATATTGAAGTACAGAAAAAAGAAATCATCGGTCAATTACAAAAAGGACAAGTATTAGAAGGTGTTGTTAAAAACATTACTTCTTATGGTGTGTTTATTGACTTAGGTGGTGTTGACGGATTAATTCACATTACTGACCTTTCTTGGAGTCGTATTAACCACCCAAGTGAAGTTCTTGAATTAGACCAAAAATTAAACGTTGTAATCCTTGATTTCGATGATGAGAAAACAAGAATTCAATTAGGATTGAAACAATTGAACGCTCACCCATGGGATGCTTTGAACGCTGATTTAAAAATTGGTGACAAAGTAAACGGTAAAGTAGTTGTAATCGCTGATTACGGTGCATTTATCGAAGTTGCTGAAGGTGTTGAAGGTTTAATCCACGTTTCTGAAATGTCATGGTCAACTCATTTACGTTCTGCTCAAGATTTCGTAAAAGTTGGAGATGTTGTTGAGGCTGTTATCTTAACTTTAGATAGAGATGACCGTAAAATGTCATTAGGTATCAAACAATTGACTCAAGATCCTTGGACTGATATCACTGCTAAATACCCAGTAGGTTCTAAACATACAGGTATCGTTAGAAACTTTACAAACTTTGGAATTTTCGTAGAATTAGAAGAAGGAATTGATGGATTAATCTACATTTCTGACTTATCTTGGACTAAGAAAATCAAACACCCATCTGAATTTGTAAATGTTGGTGAAAAACTTGACGTAGTTGTGTTAGAATTAGATGTTGACGGACGTAAATTATCTTTAGGTCACAAACAAACTACTGCTAATCCTTGGGATCAATATGAAGATTCTTTCGCAGTTGGAACTATCCACACAGGTGAAATTTCTGAAATTGTTGACAAAGGAGCTACTGTAGAATTCGGAGATGATATCGTTGCTTTCATTCCTACTCGTCACCTTGAAAAAGAAGATGGTAAGAAATTGAAAAAAGGAGATTCTGCTGATTTCAAAGTAATTGAATTCAACAAAGAATTCAAAAGAGTAGTTGCATCTCACACTGCTATCTTCCGTGAAGAAGAAGAGAAAAACGTGAAAGCTGCAACTGAAAATACTTCATCTGCATCTACTACAAATGCACCAGCTGCAACTTTAGGAGATAATAATGATGTATTGGCTGCATTGAAAGCTAAAATGGAAAAATCAGAGAAAAAATAA
- a CDS encoding leucine-rich repeat domain-containing protein, giving the protein MKKIYFLVLAFCFFNGLNAQIINFPDANFKAKLLAANSSNTIASTQTPIYRASNGVWVVSSYHTIDTNNNGEIEVSEALTIKKLDVGGASISDLTGIEKFANLIYLSCRANQLTGLNVSSLINLKSLNCSSSQLPSLNISGLTNLQELHCDSNQLTSLSVLGLTNLRTLYCPNNQLSSLNVSGLNNLKEFSCNNNQLSSLNVSNLFNLQNLNCYSNRLPSLNVSGCINLLKLECFFNELSSLSFLGCNNLQEINCNSNQLSSLNVSNLTKLQVLTCIGNQLTSLNVTGCTNLENLHCYQNQLVDLDLSGLTTLTDLRCPNNKLSSLNVSNLTNLTYLICEYNQLTSLNVSDLTNMQVLSCQNNQLTSLFIKSNNLRWVTLDFQNNDNLKYVCADEEDVTLIQNKINQYGYSATCHVNAYCTFVPGGTFYKIQGSTRLDTNKNGCDALDTVYPNLKLSITDGKTTGNFISNASGDYSIPVQAGNHIITPVLENPTYFTISPTLVNVTFPTDASPFTQNFCVTANGLHPDLELLLIPIDRARPGFDSKYKLVYKNKGNIVQSGTVNLAFDDAVLDVVVSNPIVSSQNTNSLSWNFSDLKPFETREITFTLNVNGPMEVPAVNAGDILHYTATVNSADVDENPNDNMFVFNHTVVGSLDPNDKTCLEGDVITPSLIGEYVHYLIRFENTGTFPAQNIVVKDMIDLSKFDISTLVPTDASHSYIIKISEGNKVEFIFENINLPFDDANNDGFIAFKIKTKPTLVVGDSFDNEANIYFDYNFPVLTNKATSTFKTLGTQDFEFSNYFKVYPIPAYEVLNISAIQNIEIQSIAVYDILGQMVLALPKLKDTSKIDVSNLRTGNYFINIKSDKGSSSIKFIKN; this is encoded by the coding sequence ATGAAAAAAATCTACTTTTTGGTATTGGCTTTTTGTTTTTTTAATGGATTGAATGCGCAGATTATTAATTTTCCGGATGCTAATTTTAAAGCGAAGTTGTTGGCTGCAAATTCTAGTAATACAATTGCATCAACACAAACACCGATTTATAGAGCTAGTAATGGTGTTTGGGTAGTTTCTTCTTATCATACGATCGATACCAATAACAATGGCGAAATTGAAGTTAGCGAAGCACTTACTATAAAAAAATTAGATGTTGGTGGAGCGTCAATAAGTGATTTAACTGGTATTGAAAAATTTGCAAATCTGATTTATTTGAGTTGTCGTGCTAATCAATTAACTGGCTTAAATGTTTCAAGTTTAATTAATTTAAAAAGTTTAAATTGTAGTTCTAGTCAATTACCAAGTTTAAATATTTCGGGTTTGACTAATTTACAAGAATTACATTGTGATTCTAACCAATTGACAAGTTTGAGTGTTTTAGGTTTAACTAATTTGCGAACTTTATATTGTCCAAATAATCAATTATCCAGTTTAAATGTTTCAGGATTAAATAATTTAAAAGAATTCTCTTGTAACAACAATCAATTGTCTAGTTTAAATGTTTCGAATTTATTTAACCTGCAAAATTTGAATTGCTATTCCAATCGATTACCTAGTTTAAATGTTTCTGGTTGTATTAATTTGCTAAAGTTAGAATGTTTTTTTAACGAATTGTCTAGTTTAAGTTTTTTAGGTTGTAATAATTTACAAGAGATTAACTGTAATTCTAATCAACTATCTAGTTTAAATGTTTCGAATTTAACTAAATTACAAGTTTTGACTTGTATTGGTAATCAATTAACAAGCTTGAATGTTACAGGTTGTACAAATTTAGAAAATTTGCATTGTTATCAAAATCAATTGGTTGATTTGGATCTTTCAGGTTTAACCACTTTGACAGATTTGCGATGTCCTAATAATAAGTTGTCGAGTTTAAATGTTTCAAATTTAACTAATTTAACTTATTTGATTTGTGAGTATAATCAATTAACAAGTTTGAATGTTTCGGATTTGACAAATATGCAGGTTTTGAGTTGTCAAAATAATCAACTAACAAGTTTATTTATTAAAAGCAATAATTTAAGATGGGTAACCTTAGATTTTCAAAACAATGATAATTTAAAGTATGTTTGTGCAGATGAAGAAGATGTAACCTTAATACAGAATAAAATTAATCAATACGGTTATTCAGCTACTTGTCACGTAAATGCTTATTGTACTTTTGTTCCTGGAGGCACTTTTTATAAGATCCAAGGCAGTACTCGTTTAGATACAAATAAAAACGGTTGTGATGCTCTAGATACTGTTTACCCAAATCTAAAATTAAGTATTACAGACGGTAAAACAACTGGAAATTTCATTTCAAATGCTTCGGGTGACTACTCCATTCCAGTTCAGGCAGGAAATCATATTATAACTCCAGTTTTAGAAAATCCAACCTATTTTACTATTTCTCCAACTTTGGTAAATGTTACCTTCCCAACTGATGCAAGCCCTTTTACTCAAAATTTTTGTGTTACTGCAAATGGCTTGCATCCGGATTTAGAGCTTTTACTTATACCAATTGATAGAGCAAGACCTGGCTTTGATTCAAAGTATAAATTGGTGTATAAAAACAAAGGGAATATAGTACAATCAGGAACTGTAAATTTGGCTTTTGATGATGCTGTTTTGGATGTAGTGGTTTCGAATCCTATAGTTTCTAGTCAAAACACAAATAGTTTATCTTGGAATTTCTCCGATTTAAAGCCTTTTGAAACTCGTGAAATTACTTTTACTTTAAATGTAAATGGTCCAATGGAAGTACCTGCGGTAAATGCGGGGGATATTCTACATTATACTGCCACAGTAAACTCAGCTGATGTTGATGAAAATCCAAATGATAATATGTTTGTTTTTAATCATACAGTTGTAGGCTCTTTAGATCCAAATGACAAAACGTGTTTAGAAGGTGATGTTATTACTCCTAGCTTAATAGGCGAATATGTTCATTATTTAATTCGTTTTGAAAATACTGGAACTTTTCCAGCTCAAAATATTGTAGTAAAAGATATGATTGATTTATCAAAATTTGATATTTCGACTTTGGTTCCTACCGATGCCAGCCATTCGTACATCATTAAAATTTCTGAAGGCAATAAAGTAGAATTTATCTTTGAAAATATCAATCTTCCTTTTGATGATGCCAACAATGATGGTTTTATTGCATTTAAAATAAAAACGAAACCTACATTGGTTGTAGGTGATTCATTTGATAACGAAGCTAACATCTATTTTGATTATAATTTTCCTGTATTGACCAATAAAGCTACATCTACTTTTAAAACTTTAGGAACACAAGATTTTGAGTTTTCTAATTATTTTAAAGTGTATCCAATTCCAGCGTATGAAGTTTTAAACATTTCTGCAATTCAGAATATCGAAATTCAATCCATTGCTGTTTATGACATTTTAGGACAAATGGTACTTGCACTTCCTAAATTAAAAGATACCTCAAAAATTGATGTATCTAATTTAAGAACGGGTAATTATTTTATAAATATAAAATCAGACAAAGGAAGTTCAAGTATAAAATTTATTAAAAACTAA
- a CDS encoding T9SS type A sorting domain-containing protein has translation MKKIYFFVLSFCFFNGLNAQVINFPDVNFKAQLVDSDGYYSNIGYNSDYQSIRIDANFNGEIEVSEALNIYGLDLESFSNISDLTGIEYFSNLFFLNCNYNKIKSLNLNGLSNLNYLRCTNNLLTSLDVRSNKNLYLLECASNEIISLQIENLSKLTELVCYNNKLTSLDLTGLININKIDCSGNQINSLDFSSLDNIRQVICVNNNLTALNLKNGHIDSIAFYGNPNLKYICTDEEEVTAIEKLKNDLGYATCNINTYCSFNPGGVNYIINGTQKYDGNKNGCDVSDLPAANIKFIISDGTETGTVITNDSGNYSIKVKEGTYTITPIIENPNYFSIFPTSFNVTFPTGASPFIQDFCITPTASHKDLEITLIPLGVARPGFDTDYKLVYKNKGNVAQSGTVNLAFDDAVLDLVISNPVVSSQNANNLSWNFINLKPFETREITFTLNVNSPMETPAVNSGAILHYSATINSSDTDEIPSDNTFVFDHKVVGSFDPNDKTCLEGDIITPSLIGEYVHYLIRFENTGNYPAQNIVVKDMIDLSKFDISTLVPTDASHSYTTKISEGNKVEFILENVNLPFDDASNDGYVAFKIKTKPTLVVGDSFDNEANIYFDYNFPVLTNKATSTFKTLGTQDFEFSNYFKVYPIPAYEVLNISAIQNIEIQSIAVYDILGQMVLALPNLKDTSKIDVSHLSTGNYFINIKSDKGSSSLKFIKK, from the coding sequence ATGAAAAAAATCTACTTTTTTGTATTGTCTTTTTGTTTTTTTAATGGTTTGAATGCACAGGTTATAAATTTTCCGGATGTGAATTTTAAAGCACAATTAGTAGATTCGGATGGATATTATTCTAATATAGGATATAATTCAGATTATCAATCAATAAGAATTGATGCTAATTTTAATGGTGAAATTGAGGTTAGTGAAGCTTTGAATATTTATGGTTTGGATCTTGAATCTTTTTCAAACATTTCCGACTTAACTGGTATTGAATATTTTTCAAATTTATTTTTTTTAAATTGTAATTATAATAAAATAAAATCGTTAAATCTCAATGGTTTGTCAAACTTAAATTATTTAAGATGTACAAACAATCTATTAACTTCTTTAGATGTACGTAGTAATAAGAATTTATATTTATTAGAATGTGCTAGCAACGAAATCATTTCATTACAAATAGAAAATTTATCCAAACTTACTGAACTAGTGTGTTATAACAATAAACTTACTTCACTTGATTTAACAGGCCTTATAAATATTAATAAGATAGATTGTTCTGGAAACCAGATTAACTCATTAGATTTCAGTAGTTTAGATAATATTCGACAAGTCATTTGTGTTAATAATAATTTAACAGCACTGAATCTTAAAAATGGGCATATAGATTCAATTGCTTTTTACGGTAATCCTAATCTAAAATACATATGTACAGATGAAGAAGAAGTAACAGCTATTGAAAAATTAAAAAATGACTTAGGGTATGCAACGTGTAATATAAATACATATTGTTCTTTTAATCCTGGAGGAGTCAATTATATAATTAATGGTACACAAAAATATGACGGTAATAAAAATGGTTGTGATGTGTCAGATTTACCAGCCGCAAATATAAAATTTATTATTTCAGATGGAACGGAAACAGGAACTGTAATCACTAATGATTCCGGTAATTATTCTATTAAAGTTAAAGAAGGGACTTATACAATTACTCCAATAATAGAAAACCCAAATTATTTTTCAATTTTTCCAACTTCTTTTAATGTTACCTTTCCAACAGGCGCAAGTCCTTTCATACAAGATTTTTGTATAACACCAACTGCTTCGCATAAAGATCTGGAGATTACTTTAATTCCTCTAGGAGTAGCAAGGCCAGGTTTTGATACGGATTATAAATTGGTTTACAAAAACAAGGGTAATGTTGCACAATCAGGAACTGTAAATTTGGCTTTTGATGATGCTGTTTTAGATTTAGTAATTTCAAATCCTGTAGTTTCTAGTCAAAATGCAAATAATTTATCTTGGAATTTCATTAATTTAAAACCATTTGAAACTCGAGAAATTACTTTTACTTTAAATGTAAATAGTCCGATGGAAACTCCAGCAGTTAATAGTGGAGCCATTTTGCATTATAGTGCTACAATAAACTCATCAGACACAGACGAAATTCCAAGTGACAATACATTTGTTTTTGACCACAAAGTCGTCGGTTCATTCGATCCAAATGACAAAACGTGTTTAGAAGGCGATATTATTACTCCTAGCCTAATTGGCGAATATGTTCATTATTTAATTCGTTTTGAAAATACAGGAAATTATCCCGCACAGAATATTGTTGTAAAAGATATGATTGACTTGTCAAAATTTGATATTTCGACTTTGGTCCCAACCGATGCCAGTCATTCCTATACCACTAAAATTTCTGAAGGCAATAAAGTGGAGTTTATTTTAGAAAATGTTAATCTTCCTTTTGATGATGCAAGTAATGATGGTTATGTTGCTTTTAAAATAAAAACGAAACCTACATTGGTTGTAGGTGATTCATTTGATAACGAAGCTAACATCTATTTTGATTATAATTTTCCTGTATTGACCAATAAAGCTACATCTACTTTTAAAACTTTAGGAACACAAGATTTTGAGTTTTCTAATTATTTTAAAGTGTATCCAATTCCAGCGTATGAAGTTTTAAACATTTCTGCAATTCAGAATATCGAAATTCAATCCATTGCTGTTTATGACATTTTAGGACAAATGGTACTTGCACTTCCTAATTTAAAAGATACATCAAAAATTGATGTGTCTCATTTAAGTACGGGTAATTATTTTATAAATATAAAATCAGACAAAGGAAGTTCAAGTCTGAAATTTATTAAAAAGTAA
- a CDS encoding leucine-rich repeat domain-containing protein has protein sequence MKKIYFLFLAFCFFNCLCAQVINFPDANFKNALIASNETNILRAQDEFKNYIKIDSNNDGEIDVDEASIVVYLYLGLSSISSLEGISNFPNLIYLQCSNNSISSLEVNSLTKLEELYCNDNLLTSLDVSALKNIKTLYVSNNKIETLNFDGLMNLEFLMFDGNKIKSLDISSFPNLIGLACGRNELTSIKVGSLKEMLFLYCSDNQLTTLDLTGLPKLNSFECDNNQLLTSLFLKNGINEPYMTFRSTPNLEYICIDDSQFTEVQKLVSQYNYTNCQINSYCSFNPGGIYYTVDGNSRFDSNSNGCDASDFNYSNLNFNITDGTHSGNFISDTSGNYSMSVQEGTHTITPILENPSYYSVSPTSITVNFPTQSSPFTQYFCITPNGIHNDLEITILPIAPARPGFDVTYKIIYKNEGTSVQSGSVSLSFNDAVLDFITAVPIVNSQVTDKLTWDYTNLRPLESRVITVTLNVNSPMGTPAVNIGDRLSFNAIVTPVMGDEKPVDNVAALRQIVVGSLDPNDKTCLEGDVITPSLIGEYVNYLIRFENTGTYPAQNIVVKDMIDLSKFDISTLVPTSSSHSYTTKISDGNKVEFIFENVNLPFDDANNDGFIAFKIKTKPTLAVGDSFENEANIYFDYNFPVLTNRATSTFKTLGTQDFEFSNYFSVYPSPTNDILNIGMKNSIEIESIAVYDILGQLVLAIPDAQKVSTIDVSKLNIGNYFLRMKTNKGISSMKFIKQ, from the coding sequence ATGAAAAAAATCTACTTTTTGTTTTTGGCTTTTTGTTTTTTTAATTGTTTGTGCGCACAGGTTATTAATTTTCCCGATGCAAATTTTAAGAACGCATTAATAGCATCCAATGAAACGAATATTTTAAGAGCCCAAGATGAATTTAAGAACTATATAAAAATTGACTCAAACAATGATGGAGAGATTGATGTGGATGAAGCTTCGATTGTTGTTTATTTATATCTTGGATTGTCATCAATTTCATCTTTAGAGGGAATTTCAAATTTTCCCAATCTTATTTACCTGCAATGTTCTAATAATTCTATTTCATCACTGGAAGTAAACTCCCTAACTAAACTTGAAGAACTTTATTGTAATGATAATCTGCTTACATCTTTAGATGTTAGTGCCTTAAAAAATATTAAAACTTTATATGTGAGCAACAATAAAATTGAAACACTCAATTTCGATGGTTTAATGAACTTGGAATTTTTAATGTTCGATGGAAATAAAATAAAATCATTAGATATCAGCAGTTTTCCAAATTTAATTGGATTAGCGTGCGGTCGAAACGAACTTACTTCAATAAAGGTCGGTTCTTTAAAGGAAATGTTATTTTTGTATTGCAGTGATAATCAATTAACTACATTAGATTTGACTGGTTTACCAAAACTTAATTCTTTTGAATGTGACAATAATCAACTACTTACTTCATTATTTCTAAAAAATGGGATAAATGAACCCTATATGACTTTCAGAAGCACTCCAAATTTGGAGTATATATGTATTGATGATTCACAATTCACTGAAGTTCAAAAGCTAGTTTCTCAATATAATTACACTAATTGCCAAATTAATTCCTATTGTTCTTTTAATCCTGGAGGAATCTATTATACTGTTGATGGAAATAGTAGATTTGATAGTAATTCTAATGGGTGTGACGCATCTGATTTCAATTATTCAAATTTAAATTTTAATATAACTGATGGTACTCATAGTGGAAATTTTATATCAGACACATCAGGAAATTATTCTATGTCTGTTCAAGAGGGAACTCATACTATTACTCCAATTCTAGAAAACCCATCTTATTATAGCGTTTCACCAACTTCTATAACTGTAAATTTTCCAACACAATCAAGTCCATTTACTCAATATTTTTGTATTACTCCAAATGGCATTCATAACGATTTAGAAATAACTATTTTGCCAATAGCTCCTGCAAGGCCGGGTTTTGACGTAACTTATAAAATTATTTATAAAAATGAAGGTACAAGTGTTCAATCAGGTTCAGTTTCTCTGAGTTTTAATGATGCCGTTTTAGATTTTATTACTGCTGTACCTATAGTAAATAGCCAAGTTACGGACAAACTAACTTGGGATTACACCAATTTGCGACCTCTTGAAAGTCGCGTAATAACGGTTACTTTGAACGTTAATTCGCCTATGGGAACTCCCGCAGTAAATATTGGAGATCGTTTGAGTTTTAATGCAATAGTCACACCTGTAATGGGTGATGAAAAACCAGTTGACAATGTTGCGGCTTTGCGCCAAATTGTGGTAGGTTCTTTAGACCCGAATGACAAAACTTGTTTAGAAGGCGATGTTATTACTCCAAGTTTAATAGGCGAATATGTGAATTACTTAATTCGTTTTGAAAATACTGGAACTTATCCTGCTCAAAACATTGTTGTAAAAGATATGATTGACTTGTCAAAATTTGATATTTCGACTTTGGTTCCAACAAGTTCCAGTCATTCCTATACCACTAAAATTTCTGATGGCAATAAAGTGGAGTTTATTTTTGAAAATGTTAATCTTCCTTTTGATGATGCCAACAATGATGGTTTTATTGCATTTAAAATCAAAACAAAACCAACTTTGGCAGTAGGGGATTCCTTTGAGAATGAAGCAAACATCTATTTTGATTATAATTTTCCTGTTTTGACCAATAGAGCTACATCTACTTTTAAAACTTTGGGAACACAGGATTTTGAATTTTCTAATTATTTTAGTGTATATCCAAGTCCCACAAATGATATTTTGAATATAGGAATGAAAAATTCTATCGAAATTGAATCTATAGCTGTTTATGATATTTTGGGGCAATTGGTTCTAGCGATTCCTGATGCTCAAAAGGTCTCCACAATTGATGTTTCCAAATTAAATATTGGGAATTATTTCTTGAGAATGAAGACCAATAAAGGAATTTCAAGCATGAAGTTTATCAAACAATAA